A single region of the Pan troglodytes isolate AG18354 chromosome 18, NHGRI_mPanTro3-v2.0_pri, whole genome shotgun sequence genome encodes:
- the CRAMP1 gene encoding protein cramped-like isoform X12 yields the protein MTQLRQLFESCLLLLFWGRWNKKWATTVRYKGRNLRIKAPMCRALKKLCDPDGLSDEEDQKPVRLPLKVPIELQPRNNHAWARVQSLAQNPRLRMIVELHRKVSSLIEFLKQKWALHEVRVRKTLEERQLQDSCSAPMQEKVTLHLFPGENCTLTPLPGVARVVHSKAFCTVHWQEGGRCKQSAKDAHVLPPAQILGIQSGQGTARGQVKCPRSGAEGKGVGRPPPAADASQSSGESSPESAPGEGAALSLSSPDAPDRPPPRHQDTGPCLQKTPAEGRDSPTREPGALPCACGQLPDLEDELSLLDPLPRYLKSCQDLIVPEQCRCADTRPGSEQPPLGGAASPEVLAPVSKEAADLAPTGPSPRPCPGLLLDVCTKDLADAPAEEFQEKGSPAEPPPPQGQPAARPPKEVPASRLAQQLREEGWNLQTSESLTLAEVYLMMGKPSKLQLEYDWLGPGRQDPRPGSPPTALHKQRLLSCLLKLISTEVNPKLALEANTVSTASVRPAQEEQSMTPPGKVVTVSSRSPRCPRNQASLRSSKTFPPSSAPCSSGLRNPPRPLLVPGPSSTGTNDSDGGLFAVPTTLPPNSRHGKLFSPSKEAELTFRQHLNSISMQSDFFLPKPRKLRNRHLRKPLVVQRTLLPRPSENQSHNVCSFSILSNSSVTGRGSFRPIQSSLTKAALSRPIVPKVLPPQATSHLASAIDLAATSAGILSGNPLPALDTEGLSGISPLSSDEVTGAISGQDSTGTHQDGDTLPTVGGSDPFVSIPSRPEQEPVADSFQQGSSVLSLSELPKAPLQNGLSIPLSSSESSSTRLSPPDVSALLDISLPGPPEDALSQGEPATHISDSIIEIAISSGQYGEGVPLSPAKLNGSDSSKSLPSPSSSPQPHWIASPTHDPQWYPSDSTDSSLSSLFASFISPEKSRKMLPTPIGTNSGTSLLGPSLLDGNSRDSFVSRSLADVAEVVDSQLVCMMNENSIDYISRFNDLAQELSIAEPGRREALFDGGGGGPTVSDLSQ from the exons ATGACACAGCTCCGCCAGCTGTTTGAATCTTGCCTACTACTGTTGTTTTGGGGCAGATggaataaaaaatg GGCCACCACTGTGCGTTACAAAGGGCGGAACCTGCGGATCAAAGCGCCCATGTGCCGCGCCCTGAAGAAGCTGTGCGATCCGGATG GCTTGAGTGATGAAGAGGACCAGAAGCCAGTGCGCCTGCCTCTGAAAGTCCCTATAGAGCTACAGCCGCGGAACAACCACGCCTGGGCCCGCGTGCAGAGCCTTGCCCAGAACCCACGCCTCAG GATGATCGTGGAGCTACATCGAAAGGTCTCCAGCCTCATCGAATTCTTGAAGCAGAAGTGGGCGCTCCATGAGGTGCGAGTT CGGAAGACACTCGAGGAGCGGCAGCTGCAGGACTCATGCTCCGCACCAATGCAGGAGAAGGTGACACTGCACTTGTTCCCAGGCGAGAACTGTACACTGACACCGCTGCCGGGCGTGGCTCGCGTGGTGCACTCCAAGGCCTTCTGCACAGTGCACTGGCAGGAGGGCGGCCGGTGCAAGCAGAGTGCCAAGGACGCCCACGTGCTGCCCCCAGCCCAGATCCTGGGCATCCAGAGTGGGCAGGGCACGGCCCGGGGCCAGGTGAAATGCCCGCGGAGCGGAGCTGAGGGCAAGGGTGTGGGGCGGCCCCCTCCTGCGGCTGACGCCTCGCAGAGCTCCGGAGAGAGTTCCCCCGAAAGCGCCCCCGGGGAGGGGGCTGCCCTAAGCTTGAGCAGCCCGGATGCTCCTGACAGGCCTCCTCCCAGGCACCAGGACACTGGGCCATGTCTTCAGAAGACCCCTGCAGAAGGCAGGGACAGTCCCACCCGGGAGCCAGGGGCCTTGCCGTGTGCCTGTGGCCAGCTCCCAGACCTGGAGGACGAGCTCTCGCTTCTAGACCCCTTGCCCCGCTACCTAAAGTCCTGTCAGGACCTCATTGTCCCCGAGCAGTGCCGCTGTGCGGACACACGGCCTGGGAGCGAGCAGCCCCCTCTGGGCGGGGCGGCCTCCCCAGAGGTGCTGGCTCCTGTCAGCAAGGAGGCTGCTGACCTTGCTCCCACTGGCCCATCCCCGAGGCCCTGCCCCGGGCTCCTGCTGGATGTTTGCACTAAAGACTTGGCAGATGCACCTGCAGAGGAGTTCCAGGAGAAGGGGAGCCCCGCGGAGCCTCCGCCACCTCAGGGACAGCCTGCCGCCAGGCCCCCGAAGGAGGTCCCCGCCAGCCGGCTGGCTCAGCAGCTCCGTGAGGAGGGCTGGAACCTGCAGACCTCCGAAAGCCTCACGCTGGCCGAAGTCTACCTCATGATGGGCAAGCCCAGCAAGCTGCAGCTGGAGTACGACTGGCTGGGGCCCGGCCGCCAGGACCCCCGCCCCGGCTCCCCGCCCACCGCCCTCCACAAGCAGCGCCTCCTCAGCTGCCTCCTGAAGCTCATTTCCACCGAGGTCAACCCCAAGCTG GCTCTGGAAGCAAACACCGTCTCTACAGCCTCAGTAAGGCCCGCCCAGGAGGAGCAGTCGATGACGCCCCCAGGGAAGGTGGTGACCGTCAGCTCTCGCAGCCCCCGCTGCCCTCGGAACCAGGCCTCCCTCCGCAGCAGCAAGACCTTCCCGCCCAGCTCTGCACCCTGCTCCTCAG gTTTGAGAAACCCTCCAAGACCCCTCTTGGTGCCTGGTCCCTCCAGCACAGGAACCAATGACTCAGATGGAGGCCTTTTTGCTGTCCCGACAACCTTGCCACCCAACAGCCGACATGGGAAGCTCTTCTCTCCCAGTAAAGAAGCAGAGCTGACTTTCCGCCAGCATCTGAACTCCATCAGC ATGCAGTCGGATTTCTTCCTGCCAAAGCCCCGGAAGCTGCGGAACCGGCACCTGCGGAAGCCACTGGTGGTCCAG AGAACACTGCTCCCTAGACCATCGGAAAACCAGTCCCACAACGTTTGTTCCTTCTCCATCCTGTCTAACTCTTCCGTAACTG GGAGAGGTTCGTTCCGGCCCATCCAGTCTTCTCTGACCAAAGCAGCTCTGTCTCGGCCGATCGTGCCCAAGGTCCTTCCACCCCAGGCCACGAGTCACCTGGCCA GTGCTATCGACTTAGCAGCTACAAGTGCCGGCATCCTTTCCGGGAACCCCCTCCCTGCCTTGGACACCGAGGGCTTGTCTGGCATCTCTCCACTGTCTTCAGACGAGGTGACGGGTGCCATCTCGGGGCAGGACTCTACTGGAACTCACCAGGATGGAGACACCCTCCCCACCGTGGGG GGCTCCGACCCATTTGTCAGCATCCCTTCGAGGCCTGAGCAGGAGCCAGTGGCAGACAGTTTCCAG CAGGGCTCATCTGTTCTCTCCTTATCTGAGCTGCCCAAGGCCCCTCTCCAGAATGGCCTCTCCATACCGCTGTCCTCGTCAGAGAGCTCCAGCACCCGGCTGTCTCCACCAGACGTCTCTGCTCTGCTCGACATCTCCCTGCCCGGCCCGCCTGAGGATGCGCTGTCACAGGGCGAGCCTGCCACACACATTAGTGACTCCATCATTGAGATCGCCATCAGCTCCGGTCAGTACG GTGAAGGAGTCCCTCTTTCTCCAGCAAAACTGAATGGCAGTGACAGTTCCAAGAGCCTTCCCTCCCCGTCCAGCAGCCCCCAGCCACACTGGATCGCCTCTCCCACCCACGACCCCCAGTGGTACCCCAGTGACTCCACCGACTCCTCGCTCAGCAGCCTGTTTG CAAGCTTCATCTCCCCAGAGAAGAGCCGGAAGATGTTGCCGACTCCCATTGGGACCAACAGTGGCACTTCCTTGCTTGGCCCCAGCTTGTTGGATGGAAACTCGCGGGACTCATTTGTGTCCAGGTCCCTGGCTGACGTTGCAGAG